The nucleotide sequence CCATTTAAAGAGTGCGTAATAGCTCACTGGTCGAGTGACTCTGCGCGGAAAATGTAACGGGGCTAAACGTATCACCGAAGCTATGGCAGTCCTTACGGACTGGGTAGGGGAGCGTTCCAAGCAGCAGTGAAGCCGTACTGGAAAGAGCGGTGGAGCGCTTGGAAGTGAGAATGCCGGTGTAAGTAGCGAAAAGACAAGTGAGAATCTTGTCCACCGAAAGCCTAAGGTTTCCTGGGGAAGGCTCGTCCTCCCAGGGTTAGTCGGGACCTAAGCTGAGGCCGAAAGGCGTAGGCGATGGACAACAGGTTGATATTCCTGTACCACCTCTGTTCCGCTTGAGCAATGGCGTGACGCAGGAGGATAGGGTGAGCGGCCTACTGGATGGCCGTCCAAGCAGTAAGTGTGGTGTGTAGGCAAATCCGCACACCGTTAAGCATGAGCTGTGATGGCGAGGGAAATTTAAGTACCGAAGTCCCTGATTTCACACTGCCAAGAAAAGCGTCTAGCGAGGAACAAGGTGCCCGTACCGCAAACCGACACAGGTAGGCGAGGAGAGAATCCTAAGGTGCGCGGGATAACTCTTGCTAAGGAACTCGGCAAAATGGCCCCGTAACTTCGGGAGAAGGGGCGCCTCGGTAGGGTTAATAGCCCGAGGGGGCCGCAGTGAAAAGGCCCAAGCGACTGTTTAGCAAAAACACAGGTCTCTGCGAAGCCGCAAGGCGAAGTATAGGGGCTGACGCCTGCCCGGTGCTGGAAGGTTAAGGGGATGAGTTAGCGCAAGCGAAGCTTTGAACCGAAGCCCCAGTAAACGGCGGCCGTAACTATAACGGTCCTAAGGTAGCGAAATTCCTTGTCGGGTAAGTTCCGACCCGCACGAAAGGCGTAACGACTTGGGCGCTGTCTCGGCAAGAGACCCGGTGAAATCATAATACCTGTGAAGATGCAGGTTACCCGCGACAAGACGGAAAGACCCCATGGAGCTTTACTGTAGCCTGGTATTGGAACTTTGTGCATCATGTACAGGATAGGTGGGAAGCTGAGAAGCAGGGGCGCCAGCCTCTGTGGAGCTGTCGGTGGGATACCACCCTTGATGTACGGAGTTTCTAACTCGTCGCCCTTATCGGGCGAGAGGACCATGCCAGGTGGGCAGTTTGACTGGGGCGGTCGCCTCCTAAAAGGTAACGGAGGCGCCCAAAGGTTCCCTCAGAATGGTCGGAAATCATTCGTAGAGTGTAAAGGCAGAAGGGAGCTTGACTGCGAGACCTACAAGTCGAGCAGGGACGAAAGTCGGGCTTAGTGATCCGGTGGTTCCGCATGGAAGGGCCATCGCTCAACGGATAAAAGCTACCCTGGGGATAACAGGCTTATCTCCCCCAAGAGTCCACATCGACGGGGAGGTTTGGCACCTCGATGTCGGCTCATCGCATCCTGGGGCTGAAGTAGGTCCCAAGGGTTGGGCTGTTCGCCCATTAAAGCGGTACGCGAGCTGGGTTCAGAACGTCGTGAGACAGTTCGGTCCCTATCTGTCGCGGGCGTAGGAAGTTTGAGGAGAGCTGTCCTTAGTACGAGAGGACCGGGATGGACGCACCGCTGGTGCACCAGTTGTCACGCCAGTGGCACAGCTGGGTAGCTATGTGCGGACGGGATAAGCGCTGAAAGCATCTAAGCGTGAAGCCCCCTCCAAGATGAGACTTCCCACAGCGCAAGCTGGTAAGACCCCTCATAGACGATGAGGTTGATAGGTTCGGTGTGGAAGCGCGGTAACGCGTGGAGCTGACGAATACTAATCGGTCGAGGACTTATCCACACACTCTTAGCAATCATGCGTATTCAGTTTTGAAGGAACAACCCTTCAACGTTCCTCGGTAGCTCAGTTGGTAGAGCAATCGGCTGTTAACCGATCGGTCGGCGGTTCGAGTCCGTCCCGAGGAGCCATATTATGCTCCTGTAGCTCAGTCGGTAGAGCGTTTCCATGGTAAGGAAGAGGTCGCAGGTTCGATTCCTGTCGGGAGCACCAGAAGTATTCTTATGATCTTGGCCCGTTGGTGAAGCGGTTTAACACAGCAGCCTTTCACGCTGTCATACAGGGGTTCGAATCCCCTACGGGTCACTTAAAAACACCTTAACAGTGGTTAAGGTACCTGCAGAGTTATCAGAGTATGCTCCTAAGCATACTCGTCACTTTGTCAGGGATTTGGAGGCTTAGCTCAGCTGGGAGAGCATCTGCCTTACAAGCAGAGGGTCGGCGGTTCGATCCCGTCAGCCTCCACCATAAAAAAATGGGGAGATAGTGAAGTGGCTAAACACGGCAGACTGTAAATCTGCTCCCTCCGGGTTCGGCGGTTCGAATCCGTCTCTCCCCACCATTTTTTTATTTTGCGGGTTGTTGGGGTATAGCCAAGCGGTAAGGCAACGGACTTTGACTCCGTCATTCCTAGGTTCAAATCCTAGTACCCCAGCCATTTTGCGAGCCATTAGCTCAGTTGGTAGAGCATCTGACTTTTAATCAGAGGGTCGAAGGTTCGAGTCCTTCATGGCTCACCAGTTTTTTAAAAATCAAAATATGTGCCCTTAGCTCAGCTGGATAGAGCGTTTGACTACGAATCAAAAGGTCGGGAGTTCGAATCTCTCAGGGCACGCCACTTATCGGGAAGTAGCTCAGCTTGGTAGAGTACTTGGCTTGGGACCAAGGGGTCGCAGGTTCGAATCCTGTCTTCCCGACCATTTTTATATGCGGGTGTAGTTCAATGGTAGAACTCCAGCCTTCCAAGCTGGTCGCGTGGGTTCGATTCCCATCACCCGCTCCATATGCTTTTTAGAAACGAGAAACCGACATGGTTGCTCGTTTTTTTGTGTTTTTGATAAAGCATGTCCGACAGGTTATTTATGCAAAATCATGTCGAGTTGAGTCATTTTACTTTCCGGGGCTACAATATAGGAGTAGAGAATGATGAACGAAGGAAAGGGTGGCACTTTTATGAACAAAAACATGAGCATTGTTGGTGTACCGATGGATCTAGGTGCAGACCGCCGTGGAGTTGATATGGGACCTAGCGCTATCCGTTATGCAGGTGTTGTAGCCCGCCTGGAAAAGATGGGTTTCAACATTGAAGACCGAGGAGATATTTTTGTAACGCGTCCTCATCACTTCACCGAGACGGAAAACCATAAATACCTGGATGAAGTCGTGGAAGCCAATGAGAAGCTTGCCAATGTTGTAAGCGATATCATGACTGCTGGTCGATTCCCGCTTGTATTGGGTGGCGATCACAGCATTGCCCTGGGAACCATAGCAGGTGTGGCTAAGCACGTAAAAAACCTGGGTGTGATCTGGTTTGATGCTCACGGTGATTTGAATACGGGTGCCACTTCTCCATCGGGAAATATTCACGGTATGCCTTTGGCAGCGAGCTTGGGGTATGGACATGAGCGTCTGACGAACATTGGGGGATATACACCAAAGGTGAAGGCAGAAAACGTGGTCATCATCGGTGCGCGTGATCTGGACCAAGGTGAGCGTGAATTGATCAAGCGTATTGGCATGAAGGTTTTCACCATGCATGAAATTGATAAATTGGGTATGGCTCGTGTGATGGATGAAGCAATTGCGCATGTGTCCAAAAATACAGATGGCGTGCATTTGAGCCTCGACTTGGATGGACTTGATCCACACGATGCTCCAGGAGTAGGGACGCCCGTAATAGGTGGTATCTCCTATCGCGAAGGGCATGTCTCATTGGAAATGCTGGCAGATGCAGATATTCTTTGCTCTGCTGAATTCGTAGAGGTCAACCCGATTCTTGACCGAGAAAACATGACAGCTCGCGTTGCAGTCGCTTTGATGAGTTCTGTTTTTGGTGATAAATTACTGTAAACTAAATAAAGAAGATCATGAAAAAAGAGAGGCTTTTGGCCCTCTTTTTTTGTTTTACCGCATCTTTACATTGATGGGGGAAAGCTGTACATTCTAAGGATGGAGTCGAAGTTTATTTAATAGCTGGTCCAGTTGTACGCTTAGCGTAACTAATTCTGGAGTAATGCAGGCTTGTTTTTTGTACTGATCGTTCAGTTCTTTTCGCAGCATTTCAATCTCGAGGAGAACGTCTTTTTTTGACAATCGTTGCACTCTCCTTTCCACCCGTGAGATAAATGAGCTATCATTACTTATATATAGAGGAAAGCCATACGCTTATTCCTCTATTTCCCAACAAATTATCCGCACAAACACAAGATTAAAAATGAAACCATATGCAGTATCATCCGTATATAGGATTACGGTATTGTGGGGAGGATCGCATGGATTTTGTAGAGAAACGGTTGACTCAGCGGGCAAAACGTGGAGACCGTGAAGCTTTTGCGGAGTTAATCGAGATTTATAAAGACAAGATATTTCAGCTCGCATATCGTATGGTGGGAAACCGTCAGGATGCAGAGGACATCGCGCAAGAAACATTTTTGCGTGTCTATGCCAATTTGCATTCATACGATGACAGCTATAAGTTCTCCACGTGGATCTACAGGATCGCGACCAATCTATGTATCGACCGTGGCCGGAAAAAACGACCTGACTTTTCATTGGATGAAGAAACCGAACCAGGGCAAGGCCTGGACTGGTATTCACGCCTGTCTTCTAACGAGCGAACACCGGAGGACAAAGTCGTAACGCAGGAGCTGCAGGAGACGGTGCAAGATGCTTTGTCTCACTTACAGCCCAAATATCGCTCGATTATGATCTTGCGTTATATCGAGGATTTGTCGTTGCAGGAGATCAGCGATATCGTAAAGCTTCCCATAACGACAATCAAGACGCGTATTCACCGAGGAAGGGAAGCATTACGCAGCAAGTTGCGATTGATGTGAGAAAGGAGAAAATCACGATGGAATGCCGGGATATGATCTGCCTCATTCACGAATATCTAGATGGGGACACTGATGAATTAGCCAATCTGCAATTGCAAACACATATAAAGTCTTGTGTGAGTTGTCGTCAGCATATGCATGAGTTGCAGAGAGCCATCGCTTTTGTTCAAAGCGCTTCACATATTCATGTCTCTTCTGATTTTACAGCTCGTGTACTTGCGCAATTGCCTGCGCCGACGAAAGCGAATCTGTTATCAGGATGGCTTCGTAATCACCCGTTTTTGACAGCTGCAGCGGTATTTCTCTTTTTGATGACCGGCAGTGTATTCAACAGTTGGTTTGATCGGGATGACACTCTACAGGTATCCTCTGCTAATTTGGATAAATTAAAAATAGATCGTGAACGCAATGTCGTAGTTGTGCCAGCAGGAACCAATATTGATGGAGACTTGGTTGTCCGCAACGGAAACGTAGATGTTCGAGGTCATGTAACAGGAAATGTTGTGGCTATTGAAGGAAAAGTGTTCGTGGCATCTACCGCCCAAGTCGTGGGAAATACCGAATCAATCGAAGCGATCGTAGATTGGATTTGGTATGAGGTGAAAAATATTGGAAATGACTTGCTTCCGATCTTGCCATAAGAGAAAATAGAGAGTACAGCTATCAGAGCACGGCAGTGGAGCCGTGCTTTTTCCGCAGAAGATAGACTGACTTCATTAGATGGAGCGAGATATGGGGGCTTCGTTATGATATCGATATCCATGGATTATGGGGATTTGCTACGGTATGCAACGGATATTTTACTCGTTACATACGTGTTCTATAAAATCATTATGCTTATTCGCGGGACGCGCGCCGTACAATTGCTGAAGGGGATTATGGTCATCGTCATCACATGGTTCCTCAGTAAATATTTTCAACTGACGGCACTGCACGCGCTGATGAATCAAGCTTTTACATTCGGGGTTTTGGCGGTCGTCATCATCTTCCAGCCGGAGTTGCGTCGAGCACTGGAGCAGCTTGGTCGAGGCAAGCTTTTTTCCCGTTCAAGCAGTACGCAGGATGACGAGGCGGTTAGCCGCTTGGTTCAAGAAGTGGGCAAATCGGTTACGTACATGGCCAAGCGTCGTATTGGTGCATTGATCGTCATTGAGAGAGAGACGGGACTAAATGACTACGTGGAAACGGGTATTGGCATTAACGGGCGAGTCAGCTCGGAGCTGTTGATCAATATTTTTATCCCGAATACACCGTTGCATGACGGTGCAGTCATTATGAGAAAAGACATGATTATGGCTGCTGCCTGTTATCTTCCACTGTCTGAAAACAATTCCATCTCGAAGGAGTTGGGTACGCGCCATCGAGCGGCAATAGGGTTAAGTGAGGTTTCCGATGGCATTGCGATCATCGTATCCGAAGAGACTGGTCAGGTGTCCTTTGCCGCGCATGGAGCAATGAATCGGAATCTGACGGAGGCGCAACTGGCAGAGATGCTGACAGAACAGCTTCAGCCTCTGTCCAAAGGCAAATCCATGGGAAGTCGTTGGCAATGGAGGCGAAAACATGGATAAATGGTTAAACAGTCACTGGTTTGCACGTGCTGTTGCGTTGCTTTTGGCTATCATGACGTGGATGATTGTCAATCTGGAAGCCGAACAAACGACGACCCCTGAGGCAAGTCAGCCAACTTTTATTGATAGTGTCAATTTGCATGTGAAATACGATACTGATCGTTATCAGGTGGTTAAGCAGCAACGAACGGTAAAGGTCGCCTTGGAAAGCAATAATCCTTTTTATCGACACAATTTCTTCCCGGAGGAATCGTGGGAAGTGTATGTCGATGCGACGAACCTGGGCAAAGGAACACATCGTGTACCTGTCCAGTACAAGGGATTCCCGGATGAAGTCAAGGTAGGGATCATCCCGAATATCGTGGAAATCACCTTGGAAGAGAAGAAGACCGTTGAGCGTGAAGTTTCCGTGGAGAAATTGGGACAGGTCGCTCCAGGTTATACGGCAGGAGAGCCTATTGTAAAGCCGTTTAGAGCACTTGTAAGGGTACCTGAAAGCCAAGTGAATAAGGTAGCAGCAGTTAAGGCTTCGGTTGACCTGGAAGGGGCTACTTCCGCAATCAAAACAACGGTTCCGCTCAAAGTCGTGGACAAGTCTGGAAACGTGATTCAAGGGGCGGATGTGGTGCCACTTACGGTAGAAGTCAACATCCCCGTAACGAGTCCGTTTGCCAAAGTGCCAATCAAATTAAACTTGACGAATGAATTGCCGAATGGATATAGTTTGGCTAGTATGGGTATGAATGTGGAAGAGGTCACGGTCTATGGACCGAAGGAAGTCATTGATGGCATCAAATCCAACACATACCCAGGGCCGGAAATCGATCTCGGCAACATTACATCAGATCGCGATATAGAGCTAAAGATACCGTTAATGGATAATATTGTGAAGGTAGAGCCGGAGTATTTGACCGTATCGCTGAAAGTCGTTCAATCAACGACCAAGCGTTTGGACAAGATTCCGATTCGCATTAGCGGGCTATCAGAAAGCATGGAAGCAAAGGTACTATCCACCGATGGCCAGGAGATGTCTACAATCGACTTCGACGTGATCGGCGCACCAGAAGTGCTGAATCAGTTGAGTCATGAAGACTTGCAGGTCGTAGCAGATGTCAGCAATATGCCGGCGGGTGTATACGAAGTACCATTGAATTACATCTTCAATCAGTCGGAGTATATCAAGACTTCTGCGAGTGCACCGAAAAAGGTCACAATTCAAATCACGAACAAGCAAAGGTAGACATAAGCTGTTGTGTGCACAAGGAAGGAAATGAGGGAC is from Brevibacillus brevis and encodes:
- the rocF gene encoding arginase, with the translated sequence MNKNMSIVGVPMDLGADRRGVDMGPSAIRYAGVVARLEKMGFNIEDRGDIFVTRPHHFTETENHKYLDEVVEANEKLANVVSDIMTAGRFPLVLGGDHSIALGTIAGVAKHVKNLGVIWFDAHGDLNTGATSPSGNIHGMPLAASLGYGHERLTNIGGYTPKVKAENVVIIGARDLDQGERELIKRIGMKVFTMHEIDKLGMARVMDEAIAHVSKNTDGVHLSLDLDGLDPHDAPGVGTPVIGGISYREGHVSLEMLADADILCSAEFVEVNPILDRENMTARVAVALMSSVFGDKLL
- a CDS encoding aspartyl-phosphate phosphatase Spo0E family protein; the encoded protein is MQRLSKKDVLLEIEMLRKELNDQYKKQACITPELVTLSVQLDQLLNKLRLHP
- the sigW gene encoding RNA polymerase sigma factor SigW, whose protein sequence is MDFVEKRLTQRAKRGDREAFAELIEIYKDKIFQLAYRMVGNRQDAEDIAQETFLRVYANLHSYDDSYKFSTWIYRIATNLCIDRGRKKRPDFSLDEETEPGQGLDWYSRLSSNERTPEDKVVTQELQETVQDALSHLQPKYRSIMILRYIEDLSLQEISDIVKLPITTIKTRIHRGREALRSKLRLM
- a CDS encoding zf-HC2 domain-containing protein; amino-acid sequence: MECRDMICLIHEYLDGDTDELANLQLQTHIKSCVSCRQHMHELQRAIAFVQSASHIHVSSDFTARVLAQLPAPTKANLLSGWLRNHPFLTAAAVFLFLMTGSVFNSWFDRDDTLQVSSANLDKLKIDRERNVVVVPAGTNIDGDLVVRNGNVDVRGHVTGNVVAIEGKVFVASTAQVVGNTESIEAIVDWIWYEVKNIGNDLLPILP
- the cdaA gene encoding diadenylate cyclase CdaA, which translates into the protein MISISMDYGDLLRYATDILLVTYVFYKIIMLIRGTRAVQLLKGIMVIVITWFLSKYFQLTALHALMNQAFTFGVLAVVIIFQPELRRALEQLGRGKLFSRSSSTQDDEAVSRLVQEVGKSVTYMAKRRIGALIVIERETGLNDYVETGIGINGRVSSELLINIFIPNTPLHDGAVIMRKDMIMAAACYLPLSENNSISKELGTRHRAAIGLSEVSDGIAIIVSEETGQVSFAAHGAMNRNLTEAQLAEMLTEQLQPLSKGKSMGSRWQWRRKHG
- a CDS encoding YbbR-like domain-containing protein, with product MDKWLNSHWFARAVALLLAIMTWMIVNLEAEQTTTPEASQPTFIDSVNLHVKYDTDRYQVVKQQRTVKVALESNNPFYRHNFFPEESWEVYVDATNLGKGTHRVPVQYKGFPDEVKVGIIPNIVEITLEEKKTVEREVSVEKLGQVAPGYTAGEPIVKPFRALVRVPESQVNKVAAVKASVDLEGATSAIKTTVPLKVVDKSGNVIQGADVVPLTVEVNIPVTSPFAKVPIKLNLTNELPNGYSLASMGMNVEEVTVYGPKEVIDGIKSNTYPGPEIDLGNITSDRDIELKIPLMDNIVKVEPEYLTVSLKVVQSTTKRLDKIPIRISGLSESMEAKVLSTDGQEMSTIDFDVIGAPEVLNQLSHEDLQVVADVSNMPAGVYEVPLNYIFNQSEYIKTSASAPKKVTIQITNKQR